The DNA window gtgtacagagcgccctccggctgcaagtatgaattgaaaacacagaatCCAGCACTCAGTGATGACaatactgaataaatattactcctctgtatagaaaattgacataaacatataagaatccatcaatatttctccaaatgtgcatgcttttaagctaaaagcctatatgaaatgccatagaggtagcATAATTCTTCAGatactttgcatcacagaaatacatgatattttaaataatataatagaataccattattttaaattgagctgagacatgattacaaagggttttttcacagcctacctgactgaaaggcctcattaatatgcaagtcatttcaggtcattattatgtgattcttttgtcttctcaggtgtaaatgacccattattcatgatgattcacgcctccacgcatactgtgtttcttgacaaaaagtgtcttacaaaaactaaatcaatatattgttttatatgaaggagtataAAAAAGGATATATGACCGCACACTCAACTTGCGAATAATTTATTAGCCAACGTTTCGGCAGAAGCCTTTGTCAAGGTATAAACCTATTGACAAAGGCTTCTGCCGAAACGTTGGCTAATAAATTATTCGCAAGTTGAGTGTGCGGTCATATATCCTTTTTTATACACATTTGAATTCATCTCTTTTGACTGGCACCTCAGACGGTAGTgcgtttgttttcttttttctttatatgaaggagtaggcagcataatttttacataattctgaagcaaaaactctagtctacaacctctaatacccagaagtcttgtcaatacagatttaatatactttttttggctttatttcagtgacttaagttttttgttttttcaataaccatgcataaacattattccttcaaaaacacaaacatgtacatacatgttcctcacatattatggtagcctagtttgtgctgaatacagtgtaatgacacttgtgtcattaatgtttatgaacaactgaaaaaagcacaaatgtcagggcatgtcaaaacttctccaggccccaaatcagcctcaaacctggagtctgaggctgatttggggcctggagaagttttgacatgtcctgacatttgtgcttttttcagggttaatttagtcttagtcttgtgccaaatgtccttgttagttttagtcatatttagtcattcacatatctttttttgtttgtcaagttttagtcgactaaacgtCTCgtcattttagtctagttttagtcaaaagaaAGCTCAAGGTAtcttagtcaagttttagtcgactaaaagtcttttaattttagtctagttttagtcaaaaaattgtagtctttttttaaaataacacattattactGAGATTATTACTGATaaacatttcagtaaaaaaagtgtttcacaTATCTCAAACATTggttaaatgtcataattacctGACAAAATACAATTGTTGAATAATTTTTGTTGAATGCAAATGTTAAATGTGTCTGGTTTTCAATTTCTGATTTAGGAGACacattcataaatgattaacCTGTTCTGaggagtattttattttaaccaacACAATTCAAAAGCTGGGGCCCAACAGACTCCGACTGACAACTTAAGTTACAAAGGTTTTTAGTCGACATAGATGGCCTCTCCTCTTTCCTGGCTGGTTGCTTGACCACATCTAGAAGATATTGTATGAATAAATAGAAAGAGGCCTCATTAAATGCAATAATATCAGGAACATACGTGTTATAGTGGAAATAAATAACTTAATGAAAAGCCTAAGATCAAAACTGTaggtgtaatatatatatattgtgacaAGTCTCCCGAGCTCTCATCAGCGTCGCCCTGGAAACAAACAAGGATCACCTGTCAGCACTCAGCACGGGCCGGACCGTCACAGCTGCAGGAGATCAACGCACCCCATAAAACGCCACACAGTGAAACACCAGGTTGAGCTTTACACTCCATGCAGCGAAGCGCtaacgtctctctctctctcttatccAGACAGCAGCTGGTGACGGCCCGGAAGCACTGCACTCTTGACACTGCCACATGCTACACGGGACCCACACGAGACGGAAGCACCGCGCACCTGCACCTCTACATTACGGCTCTGCACTGTTTTGTCACAATAAAAACCCACCCTCCGGGGGTTTTTCATCAATTATTTGTTGTGTGATTCTTCGCCCCGTGACactggtggagaatgcgggcattgCAGTGAAGAATCACACACAAATTCAACGTttctcaagatttttttttgttgtttttctctgttttctcaCACAGTCGGCGAACCCCGGAAAAAAAGGCGGCGCTCCTCCCCCGCATGGAAGACCTGCTCAAGGGCCTGACAGAAGTGAGCGTACGACAACAACAACTCACCGAACACTTGGCAGCCCGCCAGGCGAAATTTGAAGAGGAACTCGCCGCTCTCCGCCTCAGCCCCGCTCAGCATGTTCCGCTGCCTGACCCCCGCGTCCGCGCCACACAGTTGCTCCCGAAATTAACCAACCATGACGATGTAGAGTTATTTCTGCAGATGTTCGAGACCACGGCGGCTCGGGAAAATTGGCGAAAACGCGAGTGGGCACAACTTCTGGGACCTTTGTTGACTGGTGAGGCACAACGAGCTTATTTTTCTCTGTCTACAGAAGACGCGGATGATTATGatgtgttaaaaaaagaaatcctCGGCTGCCTCGGGCTGTCCGCTGTATCTGCGGCCCAATTGTTTCATGAATGGGAGTTCAAGCCCCGCCGCCCAGCTCGCGTCCAGGCCGCGGAATTGTTAAGGCTTGCCCGGTACTGGCTGCTCAAGGGCTCACCCACGGCGAGTCAGGTAGCGGAGCGCGTCACAGTGGACCGAATGTTAAGGGCTCTACCGCCGCCCTCCCGGCGGGCGGTGGGAATGACGAATCCAACCACCATCGCTGAGCTTGTGGAGGCCATCGAACTGGCGGAGACGGCCATGCACCGTGAGCCCGGGGAGCGAGCGCCGCTTTTCCCTCGGAGGGTGGTCCAGGAGCGACGCACGCCGGAAGGTACCCCGCGCACAGTACACAGGCCAGCGGCTCCTGGCCTAGGCGATGAACCGATGCCCACAGAGGAACCGGCCCCGCCTACACGCGCCTGGTTGGCTGGGTGCAGTGTACATCAAGAGGTACCCCCCGATGCCCCACGAGTGGATATAAAAATTAATGGTCGTGCTGTCCAGGCCATCCTCGACTCCGGAAGCTCGGTCAGTCTGGTGAAATCTGATGTCCTGCCTCCGCAGAAGAATTCCAAGGCCCAACTTCCCATTACCTGCGTACATGGTGATACTCGTCACGTCCCGGCCCGCCGAGTGACGATTTCCGCCAGCCCCGGAGCGTGGCCCGTGGAAGTGGGCATTGTGAAGGATCTACCCCTCCCGGTGCTTCTCGGACGAGACTGGCCGGGCTTCGAGGAACTGCTGCGCGCATCTACTCAGCCGCCCAGCCAGGCCGGGAGCCGCCGCCGCGAGCGCCGTCGTCGAAAAAAACCACCCCAGACCACGCTGTTGACGACGGACAGCGGGAGAGATGGTGAGTCCCCTTCTCAAGCTTCTAACGTGTTCTTTGATGTGTTTCAACAGGTCCAGGGAGGGGGCTCGTTCGCAAAGGCCCAGCGCGAAGATGACAGGCTGAAACACTGTTGGTCTCAGGTTCGAACATTAGAGGGCCAAACGCATCAGCCAGCACCCCATCCTCTCCCGCACTTCATTGTGAAAAACGGCCTGCTGTACTGTGTCGCCCAGCGTCGGGGGGAGGTAAAGGAGCTTCTCGTGGTGCCAAAGCCCAAAGTCGAGATGGTCATAGAGCTAGCTCACAGCCATCCAATGGCCGGCCACCTGGGGAGTGCCAACACCATCCAACGCATCCGGGACCGTTTCCATTGGCCAGGTCTGGATGGAGATGTGAAACGGTTCTGCCAAGCCTGTCCGACCTGCCAGCGAACCGCACCACGAGCGCCTCCCCCCTGTCCGCTCATTCCACTTCCCATCATTGGGGTACCTTTCGAGCGAATTGGGATGGACCTGGTGGGGCCGTTGCCTAAGTCTGCTCGGGGACATGAACACATCCTGGTGATCGTCGATTACGCCACCCGGTATCCAGAGGCAGTCCCCCTCCGGAAGGCCACGGCAAAGAACATCGCCCACGAGCTCTTCCTGCTCTACTCCCGTGTCGGCATCCCAGCAGAGATACTGACGGACCAAGGGACCCCGTTCATGTCCCGGCTGATGGCTGACCTCTGCCGGCTGCTCCGGGTAAAACAGCTCCGGACCACCGTCTACCATCCACAGACGGACGGCCTCGTGGAACGGTTCAACCAAACTCTGAAACAGATGTTGAAACGTGTAGCCGCTGAAGACAGGCGCGACTGGGACTTAATGCTTCCCTACGTCCTCTTCGGAATCCGAGAAGTCCCCCAAGCCTCTACAGGAGGCAATGTTGTTCGGACGACAGCCACGAGGCCTGCTCGACGTGGCCCGTGAAGCCTGGGAACAGCAGCAGCCGGCACCTCTCCGCTCCGCCGTCGAACACGTGAGAAAAATGCGTGAGCGGATCGAGAGGGTCATGCCATTGGTCCGGGAACACCTCATGAAGGCGCAACAGTCCCAACAGCAGCTATACAACCGGGCGGCGCAGCCACGAGAGTTCCAACCAGGGGATCGAGTCATGGTGCTGGTTCCCACATCCGCGTGCAAGTTCCTCGCAACCTGGCAGGGCCCATTCACCGTTGTGGAGCGGGTGGGACCCGTAAATTACCGGCTAAGGCAACCGGGGAAGCGGCGCGAAGAGCAACTGTACCACGTCAACCTGCTGAAGAGGTGGATGGGGACCCCGGAACAGCTCACCGCGCTAGCCTCCATTGATCCCCTGGTCATGGACGTCGGAGATCATCTGGCCGCCGCCCAGAAGACGGAGCTGAACCATCTGGTCCGTCAGTTCTCCGATGTGTTCTCCTCGCGCCCTGGGCAGACCAACGTCATCCAACATGACATTCGCACGTCGCCCGGAGTCATCGTGAGGCAACGGCCCTATCGGGTCCCAGAGGCTCGGAGACAGGCCATTGAAAATGAGATAAGCGAGATGCTGAAGTTAGGGGTGATTGAACCATCACGCAGCGCCTGGTCCAGCCCCATCGTCATGGTACCAAAGCCGGATGGCACCCTCTGTTTCTGTAACGACTTCCGCCGTCTCAACGAGGTCTCGGAGTTCGACGGATACCCAATGCCCCGTGTCGACGAACTACTGGAACGGCTGGGGAGGGCCCGGTATATCACAACTCTCGACCTCACAAAAGGCTACTGGCAAGTTCCGCTGACCGATTCCGCCAAGGAAAAGACCGCCTTCTCTACGCCCAGTGGGCACTGGCAATACCGGACCCTCCCCTTCGGCCTGCATGGGGCACCGGCGACGTTCCAACGAATGATGGACATCATCCTGCGTCCGCACCAGGGATATGCAGCGGCTTACCTCGATGATGTCGTTATCCACTCCGAGACCTGGCACGACCACCTGGAGCGGCTACGGAGGGTGCTCCTGGACCTCCGGCGGGCTGGACTGACCGCCAATCCCCGGAAATGTCATCTTGCCCTCGCCGAGGCTCAGTACTTGGGTTTCCGGGTGGGTAGAGGGCTAATTCAGCCCCAGAAAAGGAAAGTGGACGCCATCAGGACAGCTCCTCGCCCGGAGACTAAGACTCAGGTACGAGCTTTTTTGGGGTTGGCGGGGTATTATCGCTGTTTTATCCCTAACTTCTCTTCCTTAGCATCTCCCCTGACAGACCTGACTCGGAAGGGGCAGCCAGAGAAGGTAAAATGGGACAACACACTGGAAAAGACCTTCCAGGATATCAAGACTGCCCTAACTACTGAGCCGGTCCTAAAGGCGCCCGATTTCAACTGCCCCTTCCTGTTACAGACAGACGCCTCAGACACCGGGCTAGGGGCGGTCCTCTCCCAAGTCCAGGAGGGTGAGGAACACCCCATCACCTACATCAGCCGTAAGCAGGTCTGTCAGGGCGCACTCCCCACCCACCCCTATGTTCCCCAATGTATACTGCTAACTTTCGTTCCAGGAATAGTGCGACGCTTGGGGGGGGGGAGTGTGACAAGTCTCCCGAGCTCTCATCAGCGTCGCCCTGGAAACAAACAAGGATCACCTGTCAGCACTCAGCACGGGCCGGACCGTCACAGCTGCAGGAGATCAACGCACCCCATAAAACGCCACACAGTGAAACACCAGGTTGAGCTTTACACTCCATGCAGCGAAGCGCtaacgtctctctctctctcttatccAGACAGCAGCTGGTGACGGCCCGGAAGCACTGCACTCTTGACACTGCCACATGCTACACGGGACCCACACGAGACGGAAGCACCGCGCACCTGCACCTCTACATTACGGCTCTGCACTGTTTTGTCACAATAAAAACCCACCCTCCGGGGGTTTTTCATCAATTATTTGGTGTGTGATTCTTCGCCCcgtgacaatatatatatatatatatatatatatatatatatatatatatatatatatatatatatacagtaaattACCAATTTAATGCAAGTTATACATGGTATTGCACACACCATTACTGGTGATATTTGGAGCAATACTACATGTAATTGTTAAACTTGATTCCCTTACATATACATTTGCTTTTAAGCctaattattaattttgattATGATGTGATTGTGACAGGGGCGTGGGAAGAGGTTTCAGGTTGGGGGTGCTGAGTTTTTTCTGTCACCACTTTTGAATAAGAAACAATATCAAGGCTATAAAACTTGTCAAAACTCCGCGAATCACAAAAGTATCAGTGAGAAGTTGAGAACACTCGTTTAAACAGTGCATACACTCGAACTTGACTGcacatcacattttttttactttattgatACTGCTTTTAATCGTAATGCACAGACCCGTCATCGGGACATAAGCTGTCATGTAAAATAAAAGAGCCTGCGCAGCTACAGGAAATATAATTTAACACAAAAAGCCTGCCTAGACGGTGGACTTGCGCCAAAATATCGAGCCTCTTCCTTCAACCTAGCATGTCGTCGTCGCTCGTCACTCATGTTCGCGAACTCGTTCTGAATATTTTAAAGGCGTATCAGCTGATGAAAAAGCAGAGACGATTGTAGACGAAAATGAAGAGAGATTTtatcttagtttttattttatataaaacattttcgtctcgtcttttttcgtcaacaataatgcatgttaatttagtcttagtcaGCGTTTTTGGACAGTGGTGCAGTCTTGTCATCGTCTCGTCTTAGTCATGAAAAAAGGTCGTTGACAAACATatttcgtctcgtctcgtctgacgaaattaacactatAATAAGCATACTATttactacaaacccgattccaaaaaagttgggacactgtacaaatcgtgaataaaaacagaatgcaaagatgtggaagtttcaaatttcaatattttattcagaatacaacatagatgacatatcaaatgtttaaactgagaaaatgtatcattttaagagaaaaataaattgattttaaatttcatggcatcaacacatctcaaaaaagttgggacaaggccatgtttaccactgtgtggcatcccctcttctttttataacagtctgcaaacgtatggggactgaggagacaagatgctcaagtttaggaataggaatgttgtcccattcttgtctaatacagcgGAGCAGATCCTGCTAGTTGCACCTTATTGGaaggaccttctttctcagagatgGGGCACCCTCTGGCACCCacatccagacctctggaaactccatgtctggtccctggacgggacgcggaggttctagatGACTTacccccgaggtacttaacaccatcacttcggcatgTGCACCGTCTatgagacgtgcttacgccttgaaatggaacctgttcgtcgagtggtgctcttctcgctgagaagacccccgaagatgttcgatcagagtcgtgctttcattcttgcagcaagggttggagtgtaggctgtctccctccaccctcaaagttcATGCTACCGCAATTTCACCATACCACGACCACACTGATGGCAAGCCTGTTGGTAAGCACGACCTGGTTGTCGGGTTCCTTTGGGGGGCGAGTCAGTTAAATCCCCCTCgacccccctccataccctcttgggacctttcTCTGGTGCTTCGAGCACTCCAGAAtgctccctttgagcccttGCAgccagcagacttaaagattctgtctatgaagactttgctgctggttgcattggtcggtaacactttattttaaggatcAGAAATTAGACACTAATTAATGACTAATAACTGCATTTGTAAGTGACTAGTTATGTACTTGTATGCCATTACAAGCTATTTATAAGGCCTTTATTGGCTGTCGTCTTATTTTTGTCTTATAGCCCCTTTATACTTGTTTCTGTCCTAACAATGTACTAATtagctaaaattaaaacaaactaaTAGGTTGTATTGTGTCAATTACACACTTTATAAGTTTCCAATACACTGTGTGAATATGTAGCTTATaagtatgaaataaatatagaatggGCATTTTAACACAGACATTTAAATTTGCAGAGAAACACTGTCTTTCTAACAGCAAATGTTTACTTTAGAATAGGGAACATAATCTGAagtaatattgcatttattagtGATAAATGTGCCTGTTACCTATTAATAAAGGGAATATTTcagttatatttatatactaacaaattatttataactGAAATATTCCCTTTATTAATAGGTAACAGGCACATTTATCactaataaatgcaatattactTCAGATTATGTTCCCTATTCTAAAGTAAACATTTgctgttttccaaaaagaaaagagaCATGTAATATTGCAGTGAACAACTCagtgtttattgtttttatggttcaagagaacaaattaCAGATGAGACACATCTTGAATAATCACAATGAATTGCCAAACAGTTTATTGACaaatttgtttttaacacaaaagatgatgatGGTCACAGAATAAACTGAACATCTACATCTTTTCACACAGGATACTTCCTTCTGATGTCATGCAAAATCATTCCCAGGGGGCCATTTTTATGTATGTCACCACGCCAGTACGTCCACTCAATTACTTTTAAGTGGTCTTTGAGCCTGCTTTCTGTGCGGTTCCCCCTAAATCTCCACACTGTTGCCTTGCAAACTCCCCACAATCTCTCAATGTTCTGTGTGTGAGCACCTGTCTGAGGATCAACAAAAACCTCCTTATGGTTCACAGTTAGATGGTTATATCCAGCATCTCTGAGACAGTTATAGGCTCTCCACCCATCTGACACAACAGTGCTTCCTTGTCTCACATGCTTCTGGAGAATTGGCATGAGGTGTTGAGCTGAACGCTGATTGACAACTTTCAGAATGGGTCTTCTGAACTCCTCTTTGACCCCAAGCATTCCAAACACCCATGATGCCCTGTTGCTCTGTCTTCCTCGGTTGTactaaaaatgacagaatttaagaATTTATTGTATCAATTATCTTTACCATAAAGTGTGAACAGATGTAACTGAATATATATTACCTTTCTTTTGTGGCCAAATTTGCTCTcatcaataaaaacaatttcGTGTCTTTTTCCAATTTTCAGGTCACCTCTTCTCTTCATTCTTTTAATTGCAGATTTGCAGACTCCACGCAGACGATAACTAAGTTTAGTCAGTGTAGAAGAGCTTCCAGTGATGCCTTCCTGTAGCATGTCCACTTGCCGCAACCTGAGTCCTTGTGAAAATCTACAGTTTAAAAGCAAACACATagaatacacagaaaaaaaacacacacaaaaaaaccaTCAGGATCATAACACATATCTTAATACTCAGTTCACTGTcaatgttatattattaacattgcTGACAAGTACTGTATAAGTTCTGATATTATATGCTTGAATAATATACTACAAAATATTTTCCTCTTAACACAAATAATTCTTACATAATAACAAATAGTTATTATAACACTATTAAAACAACCCTCATTATGTAACAAACACACAATGATATATTCTTACctgtaaataaaatgcatcCATGTCTGGAGGCTTAGATGAGACCTGGAAAATATTGAGCCACTTCGGATGCTCTTGGTGTATGATTTACTGTGGCATTTATCTCGACACACCCTAGCAGAGGataaaagaattaaaataaGTATACAAGCTTCAGaaaaccaaaaatatatatatatatataaaaaaaaatgtaattcattcaaAGCAAATGCATAGTTTAAAGACAgatgatattaataaaaacactcctgtttttaaataataattatttttataattatataaatagttttatataattaaaaatataattcttttttataataaaattttattatttattattttaaatgtattttaaatgtgttttgttcAGGACGAATGGAAT is part of the Chanodichthys erythropterus isolate Z2021 chromosome 18, ASM2448905v1, whole genome shotgun sequence genome and encodes:
- the LOC137007116 gene encoding uncharacterized protein — encoded protein: MASNYDFLRRIFFRPSANTNKKFVRWLMQKGLLRKYMYCPSCHHIMKFRDFYNEKEAAWVCRDKCHSKSYTKSIRSGSIFSRSHLSLQTWMHFIYRFSQGLRLRQVDMLQEGITGSSSTLTKLSYRLRGVCKSAIKRMKRRGDLKIGKRHEIVFIDESKFGHKRKYNRGRQSNRASWVFGMLGVKEEFRRPILKVVNQRSAQHLMPILQKHVRQGSTVVSDGWRAYNCLRDAGYNHLTVNHKEVFVDPQTGAHTQNIERLWGVCKATVWRFRGNRTESRLKDHLKVIEWTYWRGDIHKNGPLGMILHDIRRKYPV